A part of Arthrobacter dokdonellae genomic DNA contains:
- a CDS encoding cystathionine beta-synthase has product MKYANSVLDLIGNTPLVKLNKVTFGLQATVLVKLEYMNPGGSAKDRIAVKMLDEAAKEGRIRPGGTVVEPTSGNTGVAMAMVAQQRGYNCVFVVPDKVGEDKRAVLGAYGAEVVVTPTAVDADSPQSYYGVSDRLVKEIPGAYKPDQFSNQNGPLSHYETTGPEIWRDTEGKVTHFVAGVGTGGTITGTGRYLREASKDRPEADGGEVRIIGADPEGSVYSGGTGRPYLVEGVGEDMWPASYDPKVPHEIIAVTDNDSFAMTRRLAREEGLLVGGSSGMAVVAALEAAKGLGPEAVVVVLLPDSGRGYLAKIFDDKWMQSYGFLKATDEPAIGDVLKSKTGQLPDLVHIHPNETVRDVINLMAEYGVSQIPVLSAEPPVVMGEVIGAVDERTLTGKLFRHEAKLTDKITDHMQPQLPIIGSLEPISAARAKLQDVDALMVTFVGAPVGVLTRHDLLNYLND; this is encoded by the coding sequence ATGAAGTATGCAAACTCCGTCCTTGACCTTATTGGCAACACCCCGTTGGTCAAGCTGAACAAGGTGACCTTTGGGCTCCAGGCCACCGTCCTGGTGAAGCTTGAATACATGAACCCGGGTGGCTCCGCCAAGGACCGCATTGCCGTCAAGATGCTGGACGAGGCTGCCAAGGAAGGCAGGATCCGTCCCGGCGGCACCGTGGTGGAACCGACCAGCGGCAACACCGGCGTGGCCATGGCCATGGTGGCGCAGCAGCGCGGCTACAACTGCGTGTTCGTGGTGCCGGACAAGGTGGGCGAGGACAAGCGTGCCGTCCTGGGGGCCTACGGGGCCGAAGTTGTGGTGACCCCGACGGCGGTCGACGCCGACAGCCCGCAGTCCTACTACGGCGTCTCCGACCGCCTGGTCAAGGAGATTCCCGGCGCCTACAAGCCCGACCAGTTCTCCAACCAAAACGGCCCGCTGAGCCACTACGAGACCACCGGGCCCGAAATCTGGCGCGACACTGAAGGCAAGGTCACCCACTTTGTCGCCGGGGTGGGCACCGGCGGCACCATCACCGGCACTGGCAGGTACCTGCGCGAAGCCTCCAAGGACCGCCCGGAAGCCGACGGCGGCGAAGTCCGGATCATCGGCGCCGACCCGGAAGGCTCCGTGTACTCCGGCGGCACAGGCCGGCCGTACCTGGTGGAGGGTGTGGGCGAGGACATGTGGCCCGCCTCGTACGATCCCAAGGTCCCGCACGAGATCATCGCCGTCACTGACAACGACTCCTTCGCCATGACCCGCCGCCTGGCCCGGGAAGAAGGCCTGCTGGTGGGCGGGTCCTCCGGCATGGCCGTGGTGGCCGCCCTCGAAGCCGCCAAGGGGCTGGGACCGGAGGCAGTCGTCGTCGTGCTCCTGCCGGACAGCGGGCGCGGCTACCTGGCCAAGATCTTCGACGACAAGTGGATGCAGTCGTACGGCTTCCTGAAGGCCACCGACGAGCCCGCCATCGGGGACGTGCTGAAGTCCAAGACCGGGCAGCTGCCCGACCTGGTCCACATCCACCCGAACGAGACCGTCCGCGACGTCATCAACCTCATGGCCGAATACGGCGTGTCCCAGATTCCCGTGCTCTCCGCCGAGCCTCCCGTCGTGATGGGCGAGGTCATCGGCGCCGTGGATGAACGCACGCTGACCGGCAAGCTGTTCCGCCACGAGGCGAAGCTGACGGACAAGATCACCGACCACATGCAGCCGCAGCTGCCCATCATCGGTTCGCTGGAACCCATCTCAGCCGCGCGCGCCAAGCTGCAGGACGTGGACGCGCTCATGGTCACGTTCGTCGGGGCGCCCGTAGGCGTGCTGACCCGCCACGACCTGCTGAACTACCTCAACGACTGA
- a CDS encoding LysM peptidoglycan-binding domain-containing protein produces MKNTKLTRNISRGLAVAAIAGAGLAVAGTGANAASGSTWDALAQCESGGNWSINTGNGFSGGLQFTPSTWAAYGGTGSPQNATRAQQIAVAERVQAGQGWGAWPSCAAQLGLSGGGGQAYSPAAVPAPAPVAAQSSEVAPVQQAPVEQAPAQQAPVEQAPVQQAPAPASVELSGKTYTIQSGDTLSTIAQKLGIKGGWEAVYQANANTVIHPDLIFTGAVLQLPA; encoded by the coding sequence ATGAAGAACACGAAACTTACACGCAACATCAGCCGCGGACTTGCGGTTGCCGCCATTGCCGGTGCTGGACTGGCCGTTGCCGGAACCGGCGCGAACGCAGCCTCCGGCAGCACATGGGACGCCCTCGCACAGTGTGAAAGCGGCGGCAACTGGTCCATCAACACCGGCAACGGTTTCTCCGGTGGACTGCAGTTCACCCCCAGCACCTGGGCGGCCTACGGCGGCACCGGCTCTCCCCAGAACGCCACCCGAGCACAGCAGATCGCCGTAGCCGAGCGTGTCCAGGCCGGTCAGGGCTGGGGGGCATGGCCCTCCTGCGCAGCACAGCTGGGACTCTCCGGCGGGGGTGGCCAGGCCTACTCGCCGGCAGCCGTTCCCGCGCCGGCCCCCGTGGCCGCCCAGTCCTCCGAGGTTGCCCCGGTCCAGCAGGCCCCGGTCGAGCAGGCCCCGGCCCAGCAGGCCCCGGTCGAGCAGGCTCCGGTCCAGCAGGCTCCGGCCCCCGCTTCCGTTGAGCTCAGCGGCAAGACCTACACCATCCAGTCCGGCGACACCCTGAGCACGATTGCGCAGAAGCTGGGCATCAAGGGCGGGTGGGAAGCCGTCTACCAGGCGAACGCCAACACCGTCATCCACCCGGACCTGATCTTCACAGGTGCCGTCCTGCAGCTCCCGGCCTAA
- a CDS encoding SDR family oxidoreductase codes for MNHRTALVTGAGRTVGIGAGIARALAADGWDLVLNYWQPYDSRMPWGEQPDDVRTLMAELTAAGARVRALPADLADPSAVDRLFEQIARESGPLEGMVLSHSESVDSAILDTSPESFERHFAVNTRASWQLIAAFARQAGPDGGAIVALTSDHTAFNLPYGASKGALDRIVIAAARELGGQGISANVLNPGPVDTGWMDDSIRAELTALQPGGRLGSPADVAPTAAFLLSPAGRWVSGQLIKADGGFSA; via the coding sequence ATGAACCACAGAACCGCATTGGTCACCGGAGCAGGGCGCACCGTGGGAATCGGTGCCGGCATCGCCCGGGCGCTCGCGGCCGACGGCTGGGACCTGGTCCTTAACTACTGGCAGCCGTACGATTCCCGCATGCCCTGGGGCGAACAGCCCGACGACGTCCGCACGCTCATGGCCGAACTCACCGCTGCCGGCGCCCGGGTCCGGGCCTTACCGGCCGACCTGGCCGACCCGTCCGCCGTCGACCGCCTTTTTGAGCAGATTGCCCGGGAGTCGGGGCCGCTGGAGGGCATGGTGCTTTCGCACAGCGAGTCGGTGGACTCCGCCATCCTGGACACCTCGCCGGAGAGCTTTGAACGCCATTTTGCCGTCAACACCCGCGCCAGCTGGCAGCTCATCGCGGCGTTTGCCCGTCAGGCCGGGCCCGACGGCGGTGCGATCGTTGCGCTGACCAGCGACCACACTGCGTTTAACCTGCCCTACGGCGCCTCCAAGGGTGCCCTGGACAGGATTGTGATCGCCGCCGCCCGCGAGCTTGGGGGCCAGGGGATCAGCGCCAACGTCCTCAACCCCGGTCCCGTCGACACCGGTTGGATGGACGATTCCATCCGGGCGGAGCTGACCGCACTGCAGCCGGGCGGCAGGCTCGGGTCCCCTGCGGACGTTGCACCGACCGCTGCGTTCCTGCTGTCCCCGGCCGGGCGGTGGGTAAGCGGCCAGCTGATCAAGGCCGACGGCGGCTTCTCGGCCTGA
- a CDS encoding cystathionine gamma-synthase, whose protein sequence is MTDHTTAGFNTRAVHSGQTPDPTTGSVIPPLYQTTTFAQDGIGKLRNGYEYGRGTNPTRDALQAQLAALEGGEFAFSFASGLAAEDALIRALLAPGDHIVMGNDVYGGTYRLINRVLSVWGISNTAVDMNDGGALASSVAAGGPEGKTKMVWVETPSNPMMKITDIAALAQVAHDAGALLVVDNTFASPYLQNPLALGADVVVHSTTKYIGGHSDASGGAIILSDAEAAEKIGFVQFAVGAVSAPMEAWLTTRGLKTLGVRMDRHSSNAQEIAEWLLTRPEVETVLYPGLPDHPGHELAARQMRGFGGMISVQFKGGEAAARKVAESTHVFTLAESLGGIESLMNYPSEMTHASVKGTELAVPENLIRLSVGIEDVADLIADLDQAISSL, encoded by the coding sequence ATGACTGACCACACCACCGCAGGCTTCAACACGCGCGCCGTCCACTCCGGGCAGACCCCCGACCCCACCACGGGCTCCGTCATCCCGCCGCTGTACCAAACCACCACCTTTGCCCAGGACGGGATAGGCAAGCTGCGCAACGGCTATGAATACGGCCGCGGCACCAACCCCACGCGCGACGCGCTGCAGGCCCAGCTCGCCGCGCTGGAAGGCGGCGAGTTCGCGTTCAGCTTCGCCTCCGGCCTGGCCGCCGAAGACGCCCTGATCCGCGCGCTCCTGGCCCCCGGCGACCACATCGTCATGGGCAACGACGTCTACGGCGGCACCTACCGGCTCATCAATCGCGTCCTGTCCGTCTGGGGCATCAGCAACACCGCCGTGGACATGAACGACGGCGGCGCGCTGGCCTCCTCCGTTGCCGCGGGCGGGCCCGAAGGCAAGACGAAGATGGTCTGGGTGGAGACGCCGTCGAACCCGATGATGAAGATCACCGACATCGCCGCGCTCGCCCAGGTGGCCCACGACGCCGGGGCCCTCCTGGTGGTCGACAACACCTTTGCGTCCCCCTACCTGCAGAACCCGCTCGCCCTGGGCGCTGACGTGGTGGTCCACTCCACCACCAAGTACATCGGCGGCCACTCCGACGCGTCGGGCGGCGCCATCATCCTCTCCGACGCGGAGGCCGCCGAGAAGATCGGCTTCGTGCAGTTCGCGGTGGGCGCCGTTTCGGCACCGATGGAGGCATGGCTGACCACCCGCGGCCTGAAGACGCTGGGCGTGCGCATGGACCGCCACTCCTCCAACGCGCAGGAAATCGCCGAATGGCTGCTGACCCGCCCCGAGGTGGAAACCGTGCTGTACCCGGGCCTGCCCGACCACCCCGGGCACGAGCTCGCCGCCCGCCAGATGCGCGGCTTCGGCGGCATGATCTCCGTGCAGTTCAAGGGCGGCGAGGCGGCGGCGCGAAAGGTGGCCGAGTCCACGCACGTGTTCACGCTGGCGGAGTCCCTGGGCGGCATCGAATCGCTCATGAACTACCCGTCGGAGATGACCCACGCCTCCGTCAAGGGCACCGAGCTTGCGGTCCCGGAGAACCTGATCCGCCTGTCCGTGGGCATCGAGGACGTCGCGGACCTGATCGCGGACCTGGACCAGGCCATCAGCTCGCTCTGA
- a CDS encoding MBL fold metallo-hydrolase, whose amino-acid sequence MIQCGGHFAGSSVLHWPAGAAGRGALLTGDTIGIGADRKSVNAMRSYVNNIPLPRKAIQRILDTVSPLEFDRLYGAFRVITADARPIVRRSLLRYMDWLEGIPAE is encoded by the coding sequence ATGATCCAGTGCGGCGGACACTTTGCCGGCAGCAGCGTGCTGCACTGGCCGGCGGGCGCAGCGGGCCGCGGTGCCCTCCTGACGGGCGACACGATTGGAATCGGCGCCGACAGGAAATCGGTGAATGCGATGCGCAGCTACGTCAACAACATCCCGCTGCCGCGCAAGGCCATCCAGCGCATCCTGGACACCGTCTCACCGCTCGAATTCGACCGGCTCTACGGTGCCTTCCGTGTCATCACCGCCGACGCCCGGCCCATCGTCCGGAGGTCGCTGCTGCGCTACATGGACTGGCTGGAGGGAATCCCGGCCGAATGA
- a CDS encoding amidohydrolase, producing the protein MTPTLPTPKPGFVPGRVTKPAVPARKPAGQGKRKPVPAHPAADTASISAVIREAADAAKKRVVAFINAHLVPIDGEPFDGTVLVEGGKILALGASVQVPDGAEVLDAKGQWLLPGFIDAHVHLGMHPEGEVGSTSDVNEMTDPVMAAVRAIDAVDPFDPGFDDALSGGVTAVNVNPGSGNPIGGLAVAMHTHGRYIEEMVLRSPSGLKSALGENPKHVYGEKKQTPSTRLGTALVIRQAFMEAQNWLAKPEPRPRDAHMEALAMVLRREIPWRQHCHRTDDVATALRLADEFGYDLVIDHGTEAHVIGDVLAARGVPVLIGPLFTTKSKPELRGRSLANPGRLAAAGVEISLITDHPVVPINFLVHQATFAVKEGLDRRTALRALTINPAKVLGLDGRIGSLAPGKDADLVLWSGDPLDVMQRAMKVFIGGKPVYTYDDVARAGAAASRV; encoded by the coding sequence ATGACCCCCACACTGCCCACACCCAAGCCAGGCTTTGTTCCAGGACGCGTGACGAAGCCTGCCGTGCCCGCCCGGAAGCCTGCCGGCCAGGGAAAGAGAAAGCCGGTTCCGGCGCATCCCGCGGCGGACACGGCCTCCATCAGCGCCGTCATCCGGGAGGCTGCCGACGCCGCCAAGAAGCGTGTCGTGGCCTTCATCAACGCCCACCTGGTGCCGATCGACGGCGAACCTTTCGACGGCACCGTCCTGGTGGAGGGGGGGAAGATCCTGGCCTTGGGAGCCTCCGTGCAGGTGCCGGACGGGGCGGAGGTCCTGGACGCGAAGGGCCAGTGGCTGCTGCCCGGCTTCATCGACGCGCATGTGCATTTGGGCATGCACCCAGAGGGTGAGGTGGGCTCCACCAGCGATGTCAACGAGATGACCGACCCGGTCATGGCGGCGGTCCGGGCCATCGACGCCGTCGACCCCTTTGACCCCGGATTTGACGACGCCCTGTCCGGCGGCGTCACGGCCGTGAACGTCAATCCCGGCTCCGGCAACCCCATCGGCGGACTCGCCGTGGCCATGCACACGCACGGGCGGTACATCGAGGAGATGGTGCTGCGCTCCCCCAGCGGGCTGAAGTCCGCGCTGGGCGAGAATCCCAAGCACGTTTACGGTGAAAAGAAGCAAACGCCCTCCACCCGGCTGGGCACGGCCCTGGTGATCCGCCAGGCGTTCATGGAGGCGCAGAACTGGCTGGCCAAGCCCGAACCGCGTCCACGCGATGCGCATATGGAGGCCCTGGCCATGGTGTTGCGACGCGAAATTCCGTGGCGCCAGCACTGCCACCGCACCGACGACGTCGCCACGGCGCTCCGCCTGGCCGACGAGTTCGGCTACGACCTGGTCATTGACCACGGCACCGAGGCGCACGTCATTGGTGACGTGCTGGCGGCCCGCGGCGTCCCCGTGCTCATCGGCCCGCTGTTCACCACCAAATCCAAGCCGGAACTGCGCGGGCGCTCCCTGGCCAACCCGGGCAGGCTCGCAGCGGCCGGTGTGGAAATCTCGCTGATCACCGACCACCCCGTGGTGCCCATCAACTTCCTGGTCCACCAGGCCACCTTTGCTGTGAAGGAGGGCCTGGACCGGCGCACCGCGCTGCGGGCCCTCACCATCAACCCGGCCAAGGTGCTGGGGCTCGACGGACGGATCGGCTCGCTGGCCCCAGGCAAGGACGCGGACTTGGTGCTTTGGAGCGGGGATCCCCTGGATGTCATGCAGCGCGCCATGAAGGTGTTCATCGGCGGCAAGCCCGTCTACACCTACGACGACGTCGCCCGGGCGGGTGCCGCGGCCTCCCGCGTGTAG
- a CDS encoding P-loop NTPase family protein, which translates to MLTAVDALPDRPRRVLVAGVSGAGKTTLARRIGVVLGVPHTEIDALFHGPGWQPRADFMADVEHLASAAAWATEWQYSAARPLLAERAELLVWLDFPVQVSMSRLVRRTVRRRLRQEELWNGNIEPAFWSFFTDPDHIVRWGWRTRHKLRSVVPGLEREFPGLCVVRLASPRDVETWVDNLQHSVASGW; encoded by the coding sequence GTGCTCACCGCTGTGGATGCCCTCCCGGACCGGCCCAGGCGCGTCCTGGTGGCAGGCGTCAGCGGCGCCGGCAAGACCACCCTGGCCAGGCGCATAGGGGTGGTACTGGGCGTGCCCCACACTGAAATCGACGCACTGTTCCACGGACCGGGCTGGCAGCCGCGCGCGGACTTCATGGCCGACGTCGAACACCTCGCCAGTGCGGCGGCCTGGGCTACGGAGTGGCAGTACAGTGCGGCCCGGCCGTTGCTGGCGGAACGGGCGGAGCTGCTCGTCTGGCTTGACTTCCCGGTGCAGGTCTCCATGTCCAGGCTCGTCCGGCGCACGGTGCGGCGCCGGCTTCGCCAGGAGGAGCTGTGGAACGGCAACATCGAACCGGCGTTCTGGAGTTTCTTTACCGATCCCGACCACATTGTCCGGTGGGGCTGGCGTACCCGGCACAAGCTCAGGTCAGTGGTGCCTGGCCTGGAACGGGAGTTTCCCGGGCTGTGCGTGGTGCGGCTGGCCTCGCCCCGGGACGTGGAAACCTGGGTGGATAATCTTCAGCATTCCGTCGCCTCCGGCTGGTAA